Proteins from one Gossypium raimondii isolate GPD5lz chromosome 8, ASM2569854v1, whole genome shotgun sequence genomic window:
- the LOC105790683 gene encoding pentatricopeptide repeat-containing protein At3g63370, chloroplastic, with product MRLQSYPTLSVVLSCTFPLMPASLAHLHTNNCSSIFAHPPMLIQTQINPTLKIPSFSRKPIQTHTLKDICLRGNLKEAFQSLPVSSNDHPDETYAPVLELCAQKKALSQGLQIHALMIKSCSVSESVFLATKLVFMYGKCGSVRNAEKVFDQMGQRSIFTWNAMIGAYVSNGKPFEVLQTYKEMRVLGVSLDAYSFPSLLKASGLLKNLYLGSEIHGLAVKFGYDSTVCVVNSLVAMYAKCDDLFGARRLFGRIDQKDDVVSWNSIISAYSSNGRSMEALELFREMQKAGLDSNTYTVVACLQACEDYSFRKLGKEIHAAVLKSAQLLDAYVAGALVAMYVRCCKMSEAVRTFNKLEEKDKVAWNSVLTGFIQNGMCSEALHFFHDFQNAGEKPDQVTVISILVACGRLGYLLNGMELHAYAIKNGFDLDLQVGNTLIDMYAKCSCVNYMGYAFNRMPDKDLISWTTVIAGYAQNSYALKAFELFRELQLIDIDVDPMMIGSILLACSELACVPQVKEIHGYIMRRGLSDVVLRNMIVDVYGECGHIDYAVQTFESIQFKDVVSWTSMISAYVHNGLANEALELFHILNKTNIHPDSIALKSALSAASSLSALKYGKEIHGFVIRQNFSEGSIASSLVDMYSRCGMVENAHTIFKSIQSKDLVLWTSMINAYGMHGHGKVAIDLFNKMKENLTPDHVAFLSVLYACSHSGLTAEGRQFFEIMKYEYQLEPWPEHYACLVDLLGRANCLEEAYEFVKSMQMVPTAEIWCALLRACQVHSNQELGEIAVQKLLELGSTNPGHYVLVSNVFAAKGRCKDAEKIRSRMKERGLKKSPGCSWIEVGNRIHTFIARDKSHPECHHITKKLDQITEKVEKEGGYIAQTKFVLHNVEENEKVKMLYGHSERLAIAYGLLKTAEQTPIRVTKNLRVCGDCHTFCKLVSKLLGRELVVRDANRFHHFEDGVCSCGDFW from the coding sequence ATGCGACTGCAGTCTTATCCTACACTGAGCGTCGTCCTCTCCTGCACTTTCCCTCTAATGCCCGCTTCTTTGGCTCATCTGCACACTAATAATTGCTCTTCAATTTTCGCTCACCCCCCTATGTTAATCCAAACACAAATAAACCCTACTCTCAAAATCCCATCTTTTTCTCGTAAACCCATCCAAACCCATACTTTAAAGGATATTTGCCTTCGAGGAAACCTCAAGGAAGCATTTCAATCGCTCCCAGTTTCATCCAATGATCACCCGGACGAGACTTATGCCCCGGTTCTTGAACTTTGTGCTCAAAAGAAAGCTCTTTCTCAAGGGCTACAAATTCACGCCCTCATGATAAAGTCTTGTTCCGTCTCTGAATCCGTGTTTTTAGCTACTAAGCTTGTGTTTATGTATGGGAAATGCGGGTCAGTTCGGAATGCCGAGAAAGTGTTTGATCAAATGGGTCAACGAAGTATTTTTACTTGGAATGCTATGATTGGAGCTTATGTTTCAAATGGGAAACCTTTTGAAGTTCTTCAAACCTATAAAGAAATGCGGGTTTTGGGAGTTTCTCTTGATGCTTATAGTTTTCCTTCTCTGCTTAAAGCTAGTGGTTTGCTAAAAAATCTCTATTTAGGGTCTGAAATTCATGGTCTGGCTGTCAAGTTTGGGTATGATTCTACTGTTTGTGTTGTCAATTCTTTAGTTGCTATGTATGCCAAATGTGATGATCTTTTTGGAGCAAGGAGATTATTCGGGAGAATAGACCAAAAAGACGATGTAGTTTCATGGAATTCTATAATTTCAGCATATTCTTCAAATGGAAGATCTATGGAAGCATTGGAACTTTTCAGGGAAATGCAAAAGGCTGGTCTTGACTCTAATACTTACACTGTTGTTGCTTGTCTTCAGGCTTGTGAAGATTATTCCTTTAGGAAATTAGGTAAGGAGATACATGCTGCTGTGTTGAAATCAGCTCAGCTTCTTGATGCTTATGTTGCTGGTGCTTTGGTTGCTATGTATGTCAGGTGTTGTAAGATGAGTGAGGCTGTAAGAACTTTTAACAAATTGGAAGAAAAGGATAAAGTAGCCTGGAATTCTGTGCTTACTGGGTTTATCCAAAATGGTATGTGCAGTGAAGCTTTGCATTTCTTCCATGATTTTCAGAATGCTGGTGAAAAACCTGACCAGGTTACAGTAATAAGCATCCTGGTAGCTTGTGGGCGATTGGGTTACCTATTGAATGGTATGGAATTGCATGCTTATGCAATAAAAAATGGATTTGATTTAGATTTGCAGGTTGGAAATACTCTTATAGATATGTATGCAAAGTGTTCTTGTGTGAACTACATGGGCTATGCTTTTAATAGGATGCCTGACAAAGATTTAATTTCTTGGACTACTGTCATTGCTGGCTATGCACAAAACAGTTATGCTTTAAAGGCTTTTGAATTGTTCCGAGAACTGCAATTAATAGATATTGATGTTGATCCCATGATGATAGGTAGTATACTGCTGGCTTGTAGTGAACTGGCGTGTGTGCCCCAAGTGAAAGAAATTCATGGTTATATTATGAGAAGAGGCCTGTCTGATGTTGTGCTGCGAAACATGATTGTTGATGTATATGGAGAATGTGGACACATAGATTATGCTGTGCAAACATTTGAGTCAATCCAGTTTAAAGATGTTGTGTCTTGGACAAGCATGATTTCTGCATATGTCCACAATGGGCTTGCTAATGAAGCTCTTGAACTGTTCCATATCCTAAACAAAACTAATATTCACCCTGATTCTATTGCATTAAAAAGTGCACTCTCTGCTGCTTCCAGTTTGTCTGCCTTGAAGTATGGGAAAGAAATCCATGGCTTTGTTATTAGGCAAAACTTCTCTGAAGGATCAATTGCCAGCTCTCTTGTGGATATGTATTCTCGATGTGGAATGGTTGAGAATGCACACACGATATTTAAGTCTATTCAAAGTAAAGATTTAGTCCTATGGACAAGTATGATAAATGCATATGGAATGCATGGCCATGGAAAAGTTGCCATTGATTTATTCAATAAGATGAAGGAAAATCTCACTCCAGATCATGTAGCGTTTTTGTCAGTTCTATATGCTTGCAGCCATTCAGGACTGACTGCTGAAGGTAGACAATTTTTTGAGATCATGAAATATGAATATCAATTGGAACCATGGCCAGAGCACTATGCTTGTCTGGTTGATCTCCTTGGTCGGGCAAATTGCTTAGAAGAGGCATATGAATTTGTGAAAAGCATGCAGATGGTACCTACTGCTGAAATTTGGTGTGCACTCCTACGGGCTTGCCAAGTACACTCAAATCAAGAACTAGGAGAAATTGCAGTGCAGAAACTTTTGGAGTTAGGGTCCACAAATCCCGGTCATTATGTGCTTGTTTCTAATGTCTTTGCAGCTAAAGGAAGATGTAAAGATGCTGAAAAAATTAGAAGTAGAATGAAGGAGCGAGGCCTGAAGAAAAGTCCTGGATGTAGTTGGATTGAGGTGGGGAACAGGATTCATACTTTCATCGCAAGAGACAAGTCTCATCCAGAGTGTCATCATATAACCAagaaattggatcaaatcaCAGAAAAAGTGGAGAAGGAAGGAGGTTATATAGCTCAAACAAAGTTTGTTTTGCACAATGTGGAGGAAAATGAGAAAGTTAAGATGCTATATGGGCACAGTGAAAGATTAGCCATTGCATATGGTCTGCTCAAGACTGCTGAGCAAACCCCCATTCGGGTTACAAAAAATCTACGTGTCTGTGGTGATTGCCATACTTTCTGTAAGTTAGTCTCTAAACTCCTTGGACGGGAACTTGTCGTGAGGGATGCCAATAGATTTCACCATTTTGAGGATGGGGTTTGTTCTTGTGGGGATTTCTGGTGA